The Anaerolineae bacterium genome window below encodes:
- the ndhC gene encoding NADH-quinone oxidoreductase subunit A, producing the protein MLIDYMPILIMLFLSTALAVLALLIPNWLGPKRPIPSKLEPVESGMRPFSLPRRRFPVHYYMVAILFVLFDIEVIFLYPWAVLLRQLRWFGILEMAIFLGILLIGYIYAWRKGALEWL; encoded by the coding sequence ATGCTAATTGATTACATGCCCATTCTCATCATGCTTTTCCTCTCCACGGCTTTGGCTGTACTTGCCTTGTTAATCCCCAACTGGTTGGGGCCAAAGCGTCCTATTCCGAGCAAACTAGAGCCGGTTGAATCGGGCATGAGGCCCTTCTCTCTCCCCCGCCGCCGTTTCCCTGTGCACTACTATATGGTGGCCATCTTATTCGTGCTCTTTGACATTGAGGTGATCTTCCTGTATCCCTGGGCAGTCCTGTTGCGGCAATTGCGTTGGTTTGGCATCTTGGAGATGGCGATCTTCCTGGGCATCTTGCTGATCGGATATATCTATGCCTGGCGTAAGGGCGCGTTAGAATGGCTGTGA